The proteins below come from a single Juglans regia cultivar Chandler chromosome 12, Walnut 2.0, whole genome shotgun sequence genomic window:
- the LOC108980476 gene encoding peptidyl-prolyl cis-trans isomerase CYP18-1, with product MSVTLHTNLGDIKCEIFCDEVPKAAENFLALCSSGYYDGTIFHRNIKGFMIQGGDPTGTGKGGTSIWGKKFSDEIRESLKHNARGILSMANSGPNTNGSQFFLTYAKQPHLNGVYTVFGKVIHGFEVLDLMEKTQTGPGDRPLAEIRLNRVTIHANPLAG from the exons ATG TCGGTCACGCTGCACACGAATCTCGGTGACATCAAGTGTGAGATTTTCTGCGACGAGGTCCCCAAGGCCGCCGAG AATTTTCTGGCTCTATGTTCAAGCGGTTATTACGATGGGACCATATTTCACCGAAATATTAAAGGTTTTATGATTCAAGGTGGAGACCCAACAGGTACAGGCAAGGGGGGAACCAGTATATGGGGGAAGAAGTTCAGCGACGAGATAAGAGAATCTCTCAAG CACAACGCAAGGGGGATACTTTCAATGGCCAATAGTGGCCCCAATACTAATGGAAGCCAGTTCTTCTTAACATATGCGAAGCAGCCTCATCTGAATGGGGTGTACACTGTCTTTGGTAAAGTGATTCATGGGTTTGAAGTCCTTGATCTAATGGAAAAG ACTCAAACGGGTCCGGGAGATCGGCCACTAGCAGAGATCAGACTCAATCGCGTCACAATACATGCTAACCCACTTGCTGGCTAG